Proteins encoded together in one Mycobacterium simiae window:
- a CDS encoding NAD(P)H-hydrate dehydratase: MRNYYSVAAIRDAEAPLLASLPDGALMKRAAFGLATEILNELTERTGGVVGRRVCAVVGSGDNGGDALWAATFLLRRGAAADAVLLNPDRAHRKGLAAFRKAGGRIVEKVAATTDLVIDGVVGISGSGPLRPAAAEVFAAAIRPDGAEIPVVAVDIPSGIDVATGAVTGPAVHATLTVTFGGLKPVHALADCGRVALIDIGLALPDTDTLGFEAADVVARWPVPGPHDDKYTQGVTGILAGSSTYPGAAVLCTGAAVAATSGMVRYAGSGHSQVLAAWPEVIATPTPAAAGRVQAWVVGPGLGTDDVGAAALWFALDTDLPVLVDADGLTILAAHPDLVANRKAPTLLTPHAGEFARLAGNPPGDDRVGACRKLADALGVTVLLKGNVTVIADPGGPVYLNPAGQSWAATAGSGDVLSGMIGALLASGLPAAEAAAAGAFVHARAAALSAADPGPGEAPTSASRIVPHIRAALAAL; this comes from the coding sequence ATGCGGAATTACTACTCCGTGGCAGCGATCCGCGACGCCGAAGCGCCGTTGTTGGCCAGCCTGCCCGACGGTGCCTTGATGAAGCGTGCGGCGTTCGGGCTGGCCACCGAGATTCTCAACGAGCTGACCGAGCGCACCGGCGGCGTCGTGGGCCGGCGGGTGTGTGCGGTCGTCGGCTCCGGTGACAACGGCGGTGACGCGCTGTGGGCGGCGACCTTTCTGCTGCGGCGCGGCGCCGCCGCCGACGCGGTGCTGCTCAACCCGGACCGCGCCCACCGCAAGGGGCTGGCCGCGTTCCGCAAGGCCGGCGGACGCATCGTGGAAAAGGTCGCGGCAACAACCGATCTCGTCATCGACGGCGTGGTCGGCATTTCGGGGTCCGGGCCACTGCGGCCCGCGGCCGCCGAGGTATTCGCCGCGGCGATAAGGCCGGACGGCGCCGAGATCCCAGTGGTCGCCGTCGACATCCCCAGCGGCATCGACGTGGCGACCGGCGCGGTCACCGGGCCTGCGGTGCACGCCACGCTCACGGTCACCTTCGGCGGCCTCAAACCGGTGCACGCGCTGGCCGACTGCGGTCGGGTCGCGCTGATCGACATCGGCCTGGCTCTGCCCGACACCGACACGCTCGGCTTCGAGGCCGCCGACGTCGTCGCGCGCTGGCCGGTGCCCGGTCCGCACGACGACAAGTACACCCAGGGCGTGACCGGCATCCTGGCCGGCTCGTCAACCTATCCGGGCGCGGCCGTGCTGTGCACCGGTGCCGCGGTCGCGGCCACCTCCGGCATGGTCCGCTACGCGGGCAGCGGCCACAGCCAGGTTCTCGCGGCATGGCCCGAGGTCATCGCCACACCCACCCCCGCGGCGGCCGGCCGGGTGCAGGCCTGGGTCGTGGGGCCGGGGTTGGGCACCGACGATGTCGGCGCCGCCGCGCTGTGGTTCGCACTCGACACCGATCTGCCGGTCCTCGTCGACGCCGACGGGTTGACCATCCTGGCGGCCCATCCCGACCTGGTCGCCAATCGGAAGGCGCCGACGCTGCTGACACCGCACGCCGGTGAGTTCGCCCGGTTGGCGGGTAATCCGCCGGGCGACGACCGGGTGGGCGCCTGCCGCAAACTGGCCGACGCGCTGGGCGTCACCGTGCTGCTCAAGGGCAATGTCACCGTCATCGCCGACCCCGGCGGACCGGTCTATCTCAACCCGGCCGGTCAGTCCTGGGCCGCGACGGCCGGCTCCGGCGACGTGCTGTCCGGGATGATCGGCGCGTTGCTGGCATCCGGGTTGCCCGCCGCCGAGGCCGCCGCGGCCGGGGCGTTCGTGCACGCGCGCGCGGCGGCGCTGTCGGCCGCCGACCCGGGGCCGGGCGAGGCCCCGACGTCGGCGTCACGCATCGTGCCGCACATCCGCGCCGCCCTGGCTGCTCTCTAG
- a CDS encoding DUF4436 domain-containing protein, with product MSRRRTRFGIAGVVLLVAAYLASIALYVSSGMGHRNVVVRGFTAPDVPKVTIDVQEIQTINSLLVANVHVAPGPDMLDRQTHNLKEDLTISVTSAVTASKRTWPKGTLPDVFRVSLAVVGEVAEWPFDEYRSGPITAELLSGAGNVRLAATVTLVDRILAWDIDVNRVDEADLLSPYQVYAARSPSTVAFGVVVLGVLIALAVFAMFVAVQTVRDRRPFQPPMTTWYAAMLFAVMPLRTALPDAPPFGSWIDITIVLWVIVVLVISMGLYISCWWRHLRLQPVTVGAPDAPVGDR from the coding sequence TTGAGTAGACGGCGCACGAGGTTCGGCATCGCCGGTGTCGTGCTGCTCGTCGCCGCTTATCTCGCCTCGATCGCCCTGTACGTCAGCAGCGGCATGGGTCACCGCAATGTCGTCGTCCGCGGGTTCACAGCCCCCGATGTGCCCAAGGTGACCATCGACGTGCAAGAAATCCAGACGATCAACAGCCTGCTGGTCGCCAACGTGCACGTGGCACCCGGGCCCGACATGCTGGATCGGCAAACCCACAACCTCAAAGAAGACCTCACCATTTCGGTCACCTCGGCGGTGACCGCCAGCAAGCGCACCTGGCCCAAAGGCACCCTGCCCGACGTGTTCCGCGTATCCCTGGCCGTGGTCGGCGAAGTCGCGGAATGGCCCTTCGATGAATACCGTTCGGGACCCATCACCGCCGAACTGCTCTCCGGCGCCGGCAATGTGCGGCTGGCCGCGACGGTGACGTTGGTCGATCGCATCCTGGCCTGGGACATCGATGTGAATCGCGTCGATGAAGCCGATCTGCTCAGCCCCTACCAGGTGTATGCGGCCCGATCGCCGAGCACCGTGGCGTTCGGGGTGGTCGTTCTCGGCGTGCTGATCGCGCTGGCCGTCTTCGCCATGTTCGTGGCCGTACAGACGGTGCGCGACCGACGGCCATTCCAGCCGCCGATGACGACGTGGTACGCGGCGATGCTGTTCGCGGTGATGCCGCTGCGCACCGCGCTGCCCGACGCGCCCCCCTTCGGAAGCTGGATCGATATCACGATCGTGCTGTGGGTGATCGTCGTTCTGGTGATCTCCATGGGCCTCTACATTTCTTGCTGGTGGCGGCATCTGCGGTTGCAGCCCGTGACGGTTGGCGCACCCGACGCGCCGGTGGGCGACAGATAA
- a CDS encoding alpha/beta fold hydrolase has product MSDEEIRRRHGGRTWLAGGAGLTAVATIVGASVRRSMTQRVSLVEDPYAGEDFDRMHSDRSYVVTTRDGVPLAVREVGPVDAPLTMVFVHGFCLRMGAFYFQRKRLAEKWGPRVRMIFYDQRGHGRSGEASPETYTLTQLGQDLQSVLAEVAPRGVIILVGHSMGGMTVLSHARQYPEHYGTRIVGAALISTAAEGVTRSPLGEILKNPAVEAFRFTARSAPKLMHRGRNVSRSLIGPVLRAASYSDLQVSRSLDAFSQRMMNATPIPTLVGFMRALEEHDETAGLWTLLRIPTLIACGDHDLITPDEYSRKMAASLPQSELVIVHGASHLALLDKPEAINEGLVRLVNRASPGRMTLWYRRMQHRWRRRG; this is encoded by the coding sequence TTGAGCGATGAGGAGATTCGCCGGCGACACGGGGGAAGGACGTGGCTTGCCGGGGGTGCGGGGCTGACCGCGGTCGCGACCATCGTCGGCGCCTCGGTGCGCCGGTCGATGACGCAACGCGTCAGCCTCGTCGAAGACCCGTACGCCGGTGAGGATTTCGACCGGATGCACAGCGACCGCAGCTACGTGGTGACCACGCGCGACGGGGTGCCACTGGCGGTGCGGGAGGTCGGGCCGGTGGACGCGCCGCTGACGATGGTGTTCGTGCACGGCTTCTGCCTACGAATGGGCGCTTTCTACTTCCAGCGCAAGCGGCTCGCCGAGAAGTGGGGACCGCGCGTGCGGATGATCTTCTACGATCAGCGCGGGCACGGCCGGTCCGGGGAAGCCTCACCGGAGACCTATACCCTGACCCAGCTCGGGCAGGATCTGCAGAGCGTGCTGGCCGAGGTCGCTCCGCGCGGCGTCATCATCCTGGTCGGTCACTCGATGGGTGGGATGACGGTGTTGTCGCATGCCCGGCAATACCCCGAGCATTACGGCACCCGGATCGTCGGTGCGGCGCTGATTTCCACGGCCGCCGAAGGGGTGACCCGGTCACCGTTGGGTGAGATTCTGAAAAACCCTGCGGTGGAAGCATTTCGGTTCACCGCACGGTCGGCTCCCAAACTCATGCACCGCGGTCGCAACGTGTCGCGCTCGCTCATCGGCCCGGTGCTGCGAGCCGCCTCCTATAGCGATCTGCAGGTCAGCCGGAGTCTGGACGCGTTCTCCCAGCGAATGATGAACGCCACCCCGATTCCGACACTGGTGGGGTTTATGCGGGCGCTGGAAGAGCACGACGAAACCGCCGGATTGTGGACGCTGCTGAGAATCCCGACGCTGATCGCCTGCGGCGACCACGATCTGATCACGCCGGACGAATACTCGCGGAAGATGGCGGCTTCGCTGCCGCAATCCGAGCTGGTCATCGTCCACGGGGCCAGTCACCTTGCGCTGCTGGATAAACCCGAGGCGATCAACGAGGGTCTGGTCCGGCTGGTCAACCGCGCCAGCCCGGGCCGGATGACGCTGTGGTACCGCCGGATGCAGCATCGGTGGCGGCGCCGTGGTTGA
- a CDS encoding class I SAM-dependent methyltransferase gives MARSDDDTWDLGNGVGATATGVAVGRALATRAPQPLINDPFAEPLVRAVGIDFFTRLASGELDPAAVDDNGDFGMLGMADMMGLRTRFFDDFFVTAAAAGIRQAVILASGLDARAYRLPWPAGTTVFEIDQSQVIEFKTAAMAELGAAPTAERRAVAVDLRHDWPAALRTAGLDPGKPTAWSAEGLLPFLPPDAQDRLLDNITELSAPGSQLATENVQGADDAVAAMAERIRQVTEQWREHGFDIEMTDLWYGGDRNDVAVYLRSHGWSTTATTVPELAANYGVSLPPRPAANPDAEATLTSLQYVTATRA, from the coding sequence ATGGCGCGATCCGATGACGACACCTGGGACCTGGGAAACGGCGTGGGGGCCACGGCAACCGGCGTGGCGGTGGGACGCGCGCTGGCAACGCGGGCGCCCCAGCCGCTGATCAACGACCCGTTCGCGGAACCATTGGTGCGCGCGGTCGGCATCGATTTTTTCACCCGCCTCGCCAGCGGCGAGCTGGATCCCGCCGCGGTCGATGACAACGGTGACTTCGGGATGCTGGGCATGGCCGACATGATGGGCCTGCGCACCCGGTTCTTCGACGACTTCTTCGTCACCGCGGCCGCCGCCGGAATCCGGCAAGCGGTGATCTTGGCGTCCGGACTGGACGCGCGCGCCTACCGGCTGCCCTGGCCGGCCGGCACCACGGTCTTCGAAATCGACCAGTCCCAAGTCATCGAGTTCAAGACCGCGGCCATGGCTGAGCTGGGTGCCGCGCCGACGGCCGAGCGGCGGGCGGTGGCCGTCGACCTGCGCCACGATTGGCCGGCCGCGCTGCGCACTGCGGGCCTGGACCCCGGCAAACCCACCGCGTGGAGCGCCGAGGGCCTGCTGCCGTTCCTGCCGCCGGACGCGCAGGATCGCCTGCTGGACAACATCACTGAGCTCAGCGCGCCGGGCAGCCAGTTGGCCACCGAGAACGTGCAGGGCGCCGACGACGCCGTCGCGGCGATGGCCGAACGGATTCGCCAGGTCACCGAGCAGTGGCGCGAGCACGGCTTCGACATCGAGATGACCGACCTCTGGTATGGCGGCGACCGCAACGACGTGGCCGTCTACCTCCGGTCGCACGGCTGGTCGACCACCGCCACCACAGTGCCGGAACTGGCTGCCAATTACGGTGTTTCGCTGCCGCCGCGGCCCGCGGCCAACCCCGACGCGGAAGCCACGCTCACCTCACTGCAATACGTGACCGCAACGCGGGCCTAG
- a CDS encoding glutamate decarboxylase: MPQHPSMPAHSITPAYTGRLFTAPVPALRLPDESMDPEAAYRFIHDELMLDGSSRLNLATFVTTWMDPEAGRLMAETFDKNMIDKDEYPATAAIEQRCVCMVADLFHAEGLRDDDPSSAVGVSTIGSSEAVMLGGLAMKWRWRQQVGSAKNGWKGRTPNLVMGANVQVVWEKFCRYFDVEPRYLPMEEGRYVITPEQVVDAVDEDTIGVVAILGTTYTGELEPIADICAALDKLAAQGGVDVPVHVDAASGGFVVPFLHPELKWDFRLPRVVSINVSGHKYGLTYPGVGFVVWRSKEYLPEELVFHVNYLGGDMPTFTLNFSRPGNQVVGQYYNFLRLGREGYTQVMQTLSSTARWLGEQLRTGEHCELISDGSAIPVVAFRLARGLGYTEFDVSHELRGFGWQVPAYTMPDNATNVSVLRVVVREGLSADLARALHDDARSALASLDKLKPGGHYRAEHFAH, encoded by the coding sequence ATGCCCCAACACCCGTCCATGCCGGCCCATTCGATTACTCCCGCCTACACCGGTCGGCTGTTCACCGCGCCGGTGCCGGCGCTGCGGCTGCCCGACGAGTCGATGGATCCCGAAGCCGCGTACCGCTTCATTCACGACGAACTGATGCTGGACGGCAGTTCGCGGCTGAACTTGGCCACCTTCGTCACCACCTGGATGGATCCGGAGGCCGGGCGGCTGATGGCCGAGACGTTCGACAAGAACATGATCGACAAGGACGAATACCCCGCCACCGCGGCCATCGAGCAGCGCTGCGTCTGCATGGTGGCCGACCTGTTCCACGCCGAGGGCCTGCGCGACGACGACCCGAGCAGCGCCGTCGGGGTGTCCACCATCGGCTCCAGCGAGGCCGTCATGCTGGGCGGCCTGGCGATGAAGTGGCGGTGGCGGCAGCAGGTCGGCTCTGCAAAAAACGGCTGGAAGGGCCGCACCCCGAACCTGGTGATGGGCGCCAACGTCCAGGTCGTCTGGGAGAAGTTCTGCCGCTACTTCGACGTCGAACCGCGGTACCTGCCGATGGAGGAGGGGCGTTACGTCATCACCCCCGAACAAGTCGTCGACGCCGTCGACGAGGACACCATCGGCGTGGTCGCCATCCTGGGCACCACCTATACCGGCGAGCTGGAACCCATCGCCGACATCTGCGCCGCCCTGGACAAGCTCGCCGCACAAGGCGGTGTGGACGTTCCGGTGCATGTCGATGCCGCCAGCGGCGGCTTTGTGGTGCCCTTCCTGCACCCCGAGCTGAAATGGGACTTCCGGCTGCCGCGGGTGGTGTCGATCAACGTCAGCGGCCACAAATACGGGCTGACTTACCCCGGCGTCGGGTTCGTCGTGTGGCGCAGCAAGGAGTACCTGCCCGAGGAACTGGTGTTCCACGTGAACTACCTGGGCGGGGACATGCCGACGTTCACGCTGAACTTCTCCCGCCCGGGCAACCAGGTGGTGGGTCAGTACTACAACTTCCTGCGGCTGGGCCGCGAGGGCTACACCCAGGTGATGCAGACGTTGTCGTCGACGGCACGCTGGCTGGGCGAACAGCTGCGGACCGGCGAGCACTGCGAGCTGATCTCCGACGGCTCGGCGATCCCGGTGGTGGCGTTCCGGCTGGCCCGTGGCCTGGGCTATACCGAATTCGACGTCTCCCACGAGCTGCGCGGCTTCGGCTGGCAGGTGCCCGCCTACACGATGCCGGACAACGCCACCAACGTGTCCGTGCTGCGCGTGGTGGTGCGCGAAGGGCTATCGGCCGACCTGGCCCGCGCGTTGCACGACGACGCCCGCAGCGCGCTGGCGTCCCTGGACAAACTCAAGCCGGGCGGCCACTACCGTGCGGAGCACTTCGCGCACTGA
- a CDS encoding DUF4436 domain-containing protein, protein MVLFVAAYITTVALYSRSGCGCPVQLTAGATAADGTTVTIDFLELHAMQGALNANVTITPGPGLLDPVSRGLNSDLAVVVHSAVTPSKRTWTKGMLPGDYPVPLTIGGDPSKWPLDHYRSGPITVDLIYGSEPAPEQVPVKFVDRVSGWKLSVAGTGHPNSPYRVSMTRSPSTAAFAAVLVAVLIALATVGAFVAIQTARNRRKFQPPMTTWYAAMLFAVLPLRNALPDVPPIGSWVDITVTLWVIVTLVLSMLLYVYCWWRHLRPEPERPEPARAEPEKVA, encoded by the coding sequence GTGGTCCTCTTCGTTGCCGCGTACATCACCACAGTTGCGCTGTATTCCCGATCCGGTTGCGGCTGCCCGGTGCAACTGACCGCGGGCGCCACGGCCGCCGACGGCACCACGGTGACCATCGACTTCCTCGAGTTGCACGCGATGCAGGGCGCGCTGAACGCCAACGTCACGATCACGCCCGGGCCCGGGCTGCTCGATCCGGTCAGCCGCGGCCTCAACTCCGACCTGGCCGTCGTGGTGCACTCCGCGGTGACGCCGAGCAAACGCACCTGGACGAAGGGGATGCTGCCGGGCGACTATCCCGTCCCGCTGACCATCGGTGGTGACCCGTCGAAATGGCCGCTCGATCACTATCGTTCGGGACCCATCACGGTCGACCTCATCTACGGCTCCGAGCCGGCACCCGAACAAGTGCCGGTCAAATTCGTCGACAGGGTCTCCGGCTGGAAACTGTCCGTCGCCGGCACCGGCCATCCGAACTCGCCCTACCGCGTCTCCATGACCCGCTCGCCCAGCACCGCGGCGTTCGCCGCCGTCCTGGTCGCGGTGCTGATCGCGCTCGCCACGGTCGGCGCGTTCGTCGCAATCCAGACCGCCCGCAACCGCCGCAAGTTCCAGCCCCCGATGACGACCTGGTACGCCGCGATGCTCTTCGCGGTGCTACCGCTGCGCAACGCGTTGCCCGACGTGCCCCCGATCGGATCCTGGGTCGACATCACGGTCACGCTGTGGGTCATCGTCACGTTGGTGTTGTCGATGCTGCTCTACGTCTACTGCTGGTGGCGGCATCTGCGACCCGAGCCCGAACGACCCGAACCCGCACGAGCCGAACCCGAAAAGGTGGCCTGA
- a CDS encoding rhomboid-like protein, with product MANASVGARLRSLALAVWHYVSGAPLTYGWLAVLLITTIIAHQLPGRELHSVLLHRSTNIHELATDPLTVLFSSLLWIDGKSLEPYLLLFTLFLAPVEHWLGHLKWLTIGLTGHILSTYISESVLYFAIEEHDASERLVHSRDIGVSYFLVAIMAVLTYRIERPWRWLYLGVLLVIFGFPLLTMTRHGLDFTAIGHFTSILIGLCFYPMVRGEQDRQWSPARARAAFRRFRYRGELPS from the coding sequence GTGGCGAATGCATCGGTGGGGGCGCGTTTACGGAGCCTGGCGCTCGCGGTTTGGCATTACGTCAGCGGTGCCCCGCTAACCTACGGCTGGCTGGCCGTCCTGCTGATCACGACGATCATTGCGCATCAGCTCCCGGGCCGCGAACTGCACTCGGTATTGCTGCACCGGTCCACCAACATTCACGAATTGGCCACCGACCCGCTCACCGTGCTGTTTTCCAGCCTGCTGTGGATCGACGGCAAGAGTCTGGAACCCTATCTGCTGTTGTTCACCCTGTTTCTCGCCCCGGTTGAGCATTGGCTCGGCCACCTGAAGTGGCTCACCATCGGATTGACCGGCCACATCTTGTCGACCTATATCAGCGAAAGCGTGCTGTACTTCGCGATCGAGGAACATGATGCCTCGGAACGACTGGTGCACTCCCGCGATATCGGGGTCAGCTATTTCCTCGTCGCCATCATGGCGGTGCTGACCTATCGCATCGAGCGGCCATGGCGCTGGCTGTATCTTGGTGTGCTGCTGGTCATCTTCGGCTTTCCGCTGCTCACCATGACCCGGCATGGCCTGGACTTCACCGCGATAGGTCATTTCACGTCGATCCTCATCGGGCTGTGTTTCTATCCGATGGTCCGGGGCGAACAAGACCGGCAATGGAGTCCGGCGCGGGCGCGGGCGGCCTTCCGGCGCTTCCGGTATCGCGGCGAGTTGCCCAGCTGA
- the alr gene encoding alanine racemase has product MAATPLSLAPGVVAQAVVDLGAIAHNVRVLREHAGSAQVMAVVKADGYGHGAVPVARAALAAGAAELGVATVDEALALRAAGITAPVLAWLHPPGIDFGPALLADVEIAVSAVRQLDELLDAVRRTGRTATVSVKVDTGLNRNGVPPAHYPAMLTALRRARAEDAVRVRALMSHMVFADQPDNTINDVQRSRFSEMLTAARNQGLRFEIAHLSNSSATMSRPDLAFDMVRPGIAVYGLSPVPERGDMGLLPAMTVKCAVALVKSVRAGEGVSYAHTWVAERDTTVALLPIGYADGIFRSLGGRLEVLINGRRRPGVGRICMDQFLVDLGPGHLDVTEGDEAILFGPGVNGEPTAQDWADLLGTIHYEVVTSPRGRITRTYREAETVER; this is encoded by the coding sequence GTGGCAGCTACCCCGCTATCCCTTGCACCCGGCGTCGTCGCCCAGGCCGTCGTGGACCTCGGGGCGATCGCACACAACGTACGGGTACTGCGGGAGCACGCCGGCTCAGCCCAGGTGATGGCCGTCGTCAAAGCCGACGGCTACGGTCACGGAGCGGTCCCAGTGGCGCGCGCGGCGCTGGCGGCCGGTGCCGCCGAACTGGGTGTGGCCACCGTCGACGAGGCGCTGGCACTGCGTGCGGCCGGCATCACCGCGCCGGTGCTGGCTTGGCTGCACCCGCCGGGCATCGACTTCGGGCCGGCGCTGCTGGCCGACGTCGAGATTGCGGTGTCCGCGGTGCGTCAACTCGACGAGCTGCTGGACGCCGTGCGCCGTACCGGACGAACCGCCACGGTGAGCGTCAAGGTGGACACCGGGCTGAACCGCAACGGGGTGCCCCCGGCCCACTATCCGGCGATGCTGACCGCATTGCGCCGGGCCCGCGCCGAGGACGCCGTGCGGGTGCGCGCGCTCATGTCGCACATGGTGTTCGCCGACCAGCCGGACAACACGATCAACGACGTTCAACGCAGCCGCTTCAGCGAGATGCTGACCGCCGCACGCAACCAGGGCCTGCGATTCGAGATCGCCCACCTGTCCAACTCGTCGGCGACGATGTCGCGCCCCGACCTGGCCTTCGACATGGTGCGGCCCGGTATCGCGGTGTACGGCCTGAGTCCCGTCCCCGAACGCGGTGACATGGGACTGCTACCGGCCATGACCGTGAAATGTGCTGTGGCGTTGGTGAAGTCGGTTCGTGCCGGCGAAGGCGTATCGTATGCGCATACCTGGGTCGCCGAGCGCGACACCACGGTGGCGCTGCTGCCGATCGGTTACGCCGACGGGATCTTCAGGTCCCTGGGCGGGCGGCTCGAGGTCTTGATCAACGGCCGGCGTCGCCCCGGTGTCGGACGGATCTGCATGGACCAATTCCTCGTCGACCTGGGCCCCGGTCACCTCGACGTGACGGAGGGCGACGAGGCGATCCTGTTCGGTCCCGGCGTCAACGGCGAACCCACCGCGCAGGATTGGGCCGATCTGCTCGGCACCATCCACTACGAAGTGGTGACCAGTCCACGGGGACGGATCACCCGGACCTACCGCGAGGCCGAAACTGTTGAGCGATGA
- a CDS encoding alpha/beta hydrolase family protein codes for MGQVREIYGASLSPDATAFAHIVDDGGYPRAVQRFLRGWRASSSRDVELPVEGPVSRVMHSPDGQWLACQVTLDGSGSRSQIWVVTTDPDDRMAWRIDHQEAGTAELIAWDGTQVAAILTGEDGVGRSCLIDPTDGRHVVLDSRSGGRLVDAWGGAALIRVGPRGYHEMIMLFGQTEIALLPSDPGSTTSEGIILDDHQPRRLRYGLSGELTKLYNPGTGADGYVRALIRSDNGCEYARLLEVTVTLDGVKYSVVAERPDCELAEFAVSDDLSTVALLWNLQGCSELQILEYTDYTLAEPIPLPGPVAGELSISAGGSMVAMTVEGPAMPRTVELVDPRSREWEPIDTQRDRGAAVPEVFAEPQTITARDGLDLNAWLYRPMCPDGAAGAVVFLHGGPEGQARPGYNDIFSRLVTDGFLVLAPNVRGSGGFGRSFLHADDKEKRFAAIDDVADCVRFLLDSGVADPGRIACAGWSYGGYLTQAALTFHPGLFAAGVSICGMSDLTTFYRNTEPWIADSAYPEYGHPVGDRELLEQLSPLRRVESLVAPLLVVHGAHDTNVPVSESEQIVDALRRAGRDVRYLLFADDGHEIVKRENRAALAAAMSQWLTRSFDAAASIPPLRAVGETGNG; via the coding sequence ATGGGGCAGGTGCGCGAGATCTACGGCGCATCGTTGTCGCCGGACGCCACGGCATTCGCCCACATCGTCGACGACGGGGGTTATCCTCGCGCCGTACAACGCTTTTTGCGTGGCTGGCGGGCCAGCTCTTCGCGGGATGTGGAGCTGCCGGTCGAGGGTCCGGTCTCCCGGGTGATGCACTCCCCGGACGGCCAATGGCTGGCCTGTCAGGTGACGCTGGACGGCAGCGGTTCGCGCAGCCAGATCTGGGTCGTCACTACCGATCCCGACGATCGCATGGCGTGGCGCATCGACCACCAAGAGGCCGGCACCGCGGAACTGATCGCGTGGGACGGAACCCAAGTCGCGGCGATCCTGACGGGCGAGGACGGCGTGGGACGCTCGTGCCTGATCGATCCCACCGACGGCCGGCACGTCGTGCTGGACAGTCGATCCGGCGGCCGGCTGGTCGATGCCTGGGGTGGTGCGGCGCTGATCCGGGTGGGGCCGCGCGGCTACCACGAGATGATCATGTTGTTCGGGCAGACCGAAATCGCTTTACTGCCTTCCGATCCCGGATCCACCACATCCGAGGGGATCATCCTCGACGACCACCAGCCGCGCCGCCTCCGGTACGGGCTCAGCGGTGAGCTGACGAAGCTGTACAACCCGGGCACCGGTGCCGACGGGTACGTACGCGCCTTGATCCGCAGCGACAACGGTTGCGAGTACGCCCGGTTGCTGGAGGTCACCGTCACGTTGGACGGCGTCAAGTATTCGGTGGTGGCCGAACGGCCCGACTGTGAACTGGCCGAGTTCGCGGTCAGCGACGACCTGTCGACCGTCGCGTTGTTGTGGAACCTGCAGGGCTGCAGCGAATTACAGATTCTCGAATACACCGATTACACGCTGGCCGAGCCGATTCCGTTACCCGGGCCGGTCGCCGGGGAGTTGTCGATCAGCGCCGGCGGCTCGATGGTCGCGATGACCGTGGAGGGGCCGGCCATGCCCCGAACCGTCGAATTGGTGGACCCGCGTTCGCGGGAATGGGAACCCATCGATACCCAACGCGACCGCGGTGCAGCGGTTCCCGAGGTTTTCGCCGAGCCGCAGACGATCACCGCCCGCGACGGGCTGGACCTCAATGCCTGGCTGTACCGGCCGATGTGCCCCGACGGTGCGGCGGGTGCGGTCGTGTTCCTGCACGGCGGCCCGGAGGGTCAAGCCCGGCCCGGCTACAACGACATCTTCTCCCGACTGGTCACCGACGGGTTCCTGGTGCTGGCGCCGAATGTCCGCGGCTCGGGCGGATTCGGCCGCAGTTTCCTGCACGCCGACGACAAGGAAAAGCGCTTCGCCGCGATCGACGACGTCGCCGACTGCGTGCGCTTCCTGCTGGACAGCGGGGTTGCCGATCCGGGCCGAATCGCCTGCGCGGGCTGGTCCTACGGCGGCTACCTGACCCAGGCGGCCCTGACGTTTCATCCCGGCCTGTTCGCCGCGGGAGTCAGCATCTGCGGGATGAGCGACCTGACCACGTTCTACCGCAACACCGAACCATGGATCGCCGACTCCGCCTACCCCGAGTACGGCCACCCGGTCGGCGACCGTGAACTGCTCGAGCAGCTGTCACCGCTGCGGCGGGTCGAGTCGCTGGTCGCCCCGCTGTTGGTGGTGCACGGGGCGCACGACACCAACGTCCCGGTCAGCGAATCCGAACAGATCGTCGACGCGCTGCGCCGAGCCGGCCGCGACGTGCGCTACCTGCTGTTCGCCGACGACGGACACGAGATCGTCAAGCGCGAAAATCGCGCGGCGCTGGCCGCCGCGATGAGCCAATGGCTGACCAGATCCTTCGACGCCGCGGCATCTATACCGCCGCTGCGCGCGGTCGGCGAAACCGGCAACGGCTAG